AAGGATTTGGGTGAAAGTTTAAATAATATTAAAACAACCTTAGAAAAATAATATATGTCGTTTCAAGCTTATCTTGACAATATTCAGGCAAAGACAGGCAAAAGTCCTGACGATTTTAAAAAACTTGCCAGTAAAAAAGGATTTTTTCAGGCAGGAGAATTGAATCCAACCGTAAAAGCAGGGCAAATTGTTCAATGGTTAAAAGACGATTTTGACCTTGGCCATGGACACGCAATGGCGATTTATGCATTATTCA
Above is a window of Solitalea lacus DNA encoding:
- a CDS encoding DUF4287 domain-containing protein, translating into MSFQAYLDNIQAKTGKSPDDFKKLASKKGFFQAGELNPTVKAGQIVQWLKDDFDLGHGHAMAIYALFKGKKQ